A stretch of DNA from Piliocolobus tephrosceles isolate RC106 chromosome 21, ASM277652v3, whole genome shotgun sequence:
TAGTCCTGCAACTTATTTATCTGATTCCCTTTTGCTAAGTGCAAAGCTAGACTCAGAGAggcttcaatatatttttttaataaaagtactTGCTTCACAAAACTGACTACTCGCCTAACCTAGCCTTCCTTCCATCTTTGCGTTCCTTTCATGAAAAAGTCACCCTGCTGCTCAGTGTCAATGaaaacacaggaggcagagatcaTGGGCTGCTCCGATAACGGAAAGGCCCAGCTCATCCTtcactcaataaaataaaaaatcctgaaATCCAGAGGTATTCAAAGTGAACCAGCTTTGCATTCAGCAAACCTATGATATTTCCTAATAGTGAATTTGAGCAAGTGACCCATTTCCTGATCTTTTAAATGAGACAAGTAACTAACATTCTTGTCTCATTTAAAAGGTGGCTTGAGGATAAAtgttaatgtatgtatatatgaatttaGGGCAAGCCAGAATTGACTTATCTAGTAGTATCCTGATCCCATATCATGATTTTGGCATAAGTGATTAGACTGAAACTTCATCCTGCTTTTGTTGACTCTCTCTGGTTTTGGATAGGGCCAGGATTTCTTCAGGTTCCTTCTGACCTACCTCCAAGGAAGAAAATGGCATTCCTGTTTGTCCATTTGAGAGCTCTGAGAAaggcctgacctcgtgattttttctttctagctctGCTTTCTCAGCACACTGCCTCACCAAGAGAAGAATCCAGAGAAGGACTGGTAGACTTGGAATGTGAAGTCATGGTCCATGTGAGTTGGAATTGCCTCTCTCCAAAAATATAACCCATTTATATCAAATcatgtgaatatttttattgcttatcCTTAACTGCTTACTTGAATCACTATTGAGCGTCATAAGTAATGACTGTGAAACAGTCCAATGCTTTCCCTAGATACCTCTTTTCTCCAACCAGTATGACCAAATCTATCCACCAGGGCTTTCAGTATCTCCTATGTCCTAATCTGGCAGAGCACTGAAGaagagaaatacatttccttAAGGGGAACAGTAAAGACTTTTCATTTCAAACCCGTAGCTTAACAAGATGGGATGGAACAATTAAAGGGGACATACTACATAAAGGCTTTTATTTACTCTGTAGAATGGGATGTTTTATTTAATCAAGATGGGAGTTGGTGTTGGTTGGTATTCATTTAGGTATGTGGCCCTTTGTGATGCTTTCCTTAGCAGATACGATGGGAGGTTGAGTTCAAAGAGATCTGGAATTTTCCAGGAAATTAATGAGAGGTTAATATAATTAACAGTCCAGGGTTAGTTATTCCAGGCTGGTATAGCCTCTCAGTGGTGTTGACAAAAAACTCATTTGATGACTTTCACAGTAATCTCTTATGACACTGAATTTGCTGAGTGTCAGCTGCTTAGCAAAGAGCCTGGAGATTCTACACATTGTCCACAGAAAATAATATTCAGTCAGGGAGTGTATCTCTTGAGAATTCTCTCAATTTAAACTAACAGAAAATTCAACTAAAAGTAGTAGCTTAAGCAAAGGACAGTTACCTGGGCCAAAGACTGTATGCACAAGTCTGTTTGTGCACAGTAGAGACTCCTTACAACCAACAAAACCCCCTACTTTTCTCACATAATAAATCTGGGGTTCTTCCAGGCTGGTGTAGCCTCTCAGTGGTATCAACAAAAAACTCACATGATGTCTGTTATTCTGGGCTGCCATTCTGATGTTTTGGTATTTCTGATTTGAAGATCATAAAGATGTGGTGACTGAGCAACAGGAGTTTTTACGAGcatgtaggccaggtgcggtggctcattagGACTCTGGgcgccgaggtggttggatcatttgaggtcaggagttcaagaccagcctggccaacattgagaaaccctgtctcaactaaaaatacaaaaaattagccaggcgcggtggtgcacACACGTAATCCCAGCTGTTAGGGTGGCTGGGgcacaatcacttgaacctgggaggcagaggttgcagtgagtcgagattgtaccactgcactccagtctgggtgacagagcaagactctgtctcaaaaaagaacaaaaaaacaggagCATGTAGACACTCGGCTTTAGTCACGCTTATTCCCATGTCATTTCCCCTGAAACCACAGGCAGCCAACTCCAGTTTTTTGCCCAGTATATGCCCCACTCCCTGCAGTGCCCCTTTCCAGCCTTTCCCCTTTCATCTAAagaggttattattttttaaaagttcaccaTTAATACCTGGACTTGTTCTTTCAACAGTTGATGATGTTCAGGGATGTGGCTGTAGATTTCTGTCAGGAGGAGTGGGAGTGCCTGGACCTGGAACAGAGAGATTTATATAGAGATGTGATGTTGGAGAACTACAGCAACATGGTCTCACTGGGTAAGATTCGGCATTTTCCTTAGAAATTCCTGCTTTctgtattgtgattttttttttttattgtcttttaaatgTCCAGGGTAActtctgacttttgttttttggaaaatgGTTTGTGCTTTGTAAATCTGACAATAGTTGTCATCAGTGGGCACCTCCATCTTTCCCATCCTTTATAACTTATTTTTGCCCTGCCTGTAATTGTTTCTCTTCTTTAGTAACCAAAGAAGTAGTTTCAAATTTTAGAATCTTTACAATGTGGTTCTTTGCTGTTTCTTATCTTCTGTGCAGGTCTTTGCAATTATCAGCCAGAAGTGTTCTCTTTattggagaaagggaaagagccCTGGAAGATTTTGAGGGATGAGACAAGAGGACCTTGCCCAGGTGAGTGAGGGCTGAACAGGCACAAGGAGGCCATTGTTGTGGATAACAGCTCAGCTGCACAGTGAGGCAGCAACATCTCTAAAATATTGGTCTGGAATATCCCCTTAAGACCAAAAaatgggccaagtgtggtggctcacgcctgtaatcctagcactttggtgggttgcctgagctcaggagtttaagaccagcctgggcaacatggtgaaaccccatttctactaaaaaataaataaataaatacaaaaaattagccaggcatggcgatgagtgcctgtagtcccagctacttgggaggctgaggcaggagaattgttgaaccagggagacagaggttgcagtgagctgagatcatgccactgcactccagtttggtcaacagagtaagactctgtctcgggataaaaacaaaaacaaaaactggctgggtgccatggctcactcctgtaattgcagcattttgggaggctgagacaggcagaccacctgagattaggagttcgagaccagcttggccgacacggtgaaaccccatctctactaaaaatacagaaactagccgGTGTgctgacacacacctgtagtcccagctactcaggaggctgaagcagaattgcttgaacctggggacagaggtcacagtgagccgagattacatgactgcactctagcctgagttggagtacagtgagactccatctcaaaaaaaaaaaaaaaaaaggtctgaggCCTAGATAGAGACAAAACCTTTTCCAAAAGAACTTTCTCTTCACTCCAAACACTGGTCTGTTTTTGTGCTCTCATtttttactcatgtaacaaaaagGTAAGTGCCATTCTTTTCTCCAGTGGCGCTTATTTTATCTATGATTTGGATCAAGTTCCTTCCCATCTCCCTTTTTTGAAATTTagattttcataaaattcttcattctgtaaataaacaaaaccaaaccaaacatttTTGacctcatgtttttattttacccatcccttttgaatttttctcatttttcctagCTTCTCCTTGATTGTACATTGCCTGCATTTGTTAGTTCATTCTTATTAGTTCATTCTTTCAACCAACATTTATGGATTTGCTCATTTTAGGTTTAAAAGAATTAACAAAGAATATATTATCTCTTAAGAAACTTTTTGTTCTCTTCTGTGACTGGAGCATGGCCATACATTTCTGCATACAGGGAACATTAAGAGAAGACCTAATAGACTGCTTAGCTGAAAATTAGAGTAACGGGTGATAACAGTTTCTGGTCACAGTGAGGAAGAAGTGGCAGAAGAAAAGTTAGGGCCCATGAAGTACAACCAGAAGAACACAGTGTCATAAAAGACAAgcccagccaggcgtggtggctcatgcctgtaatcacagaattttagaaagtcgaggtgggtgaatcacctgaggttgggagttcaaaaccagcctggacaacatggcgaaaccccatccctactaaaaatacaaaaattagctgggcatggtggtgggcccctgtaatcccagctacttgggaggctgaggcaggagaatcgcttgaacccaggaggcggaggttgcagtgagctgagattgcgccactgcactccaacctgggtgacagagtgaggctgcatctcaaaaaaaaaaaaaaaaaaaaaagacaaactctGACTTGTCTAGTTCCCCATATTCCCCAGCTTTTCCTCTctaaaaatcatcatcatctaCTGATTATTCAACACTTATCCTGTGTCAGGCACTTAATAGAAATAGCATATTATTCCCAATCCTTGCAACAAACCTCTGCAAAGTggtgttttattcctttttataatatgaaaaattaagaGCTCAATCAAGCTCAGTAATTTTCCAATCACCTAAAAAGtagttttaggctgggcgtggtggctcaagcctgtaatcccagcactttgggaggctgagaggggcggatcacgaggtcaggagatggagaccatcttggctaacacgtgaaaccccatctctactaaaaagatacaaaaaaactagccgggcgaggtggcgggcgcctgtagtcccagctacacgggaggctgaggcaggagaatggcgtaaacctgggaggcggagcttgcggtgagctgagatccgtccactacactccagcctgggctacagagcgagactccgtctcagaaaaaaaaaaaaaaaaaaagtagttttagtAAATAGAACTGGAGTCTGAAACTGAAGTTTGTCCTCTTTCCATTGCAGTACATTACTGCTCATACTTTGTAACTAAACTGCCTTTCAATTCACTGAGTCACTGCTAGAGtacttgctctgtcccccaagaAAAACTGGTAACAATAGTATTTGatcctaaatatgtatttaaaaaaatgagccacGGAAGAGTCCTACTTATTCTTAGCTTTTGCCTGACTCCTTCCCCcttgaaaaaaattctcaaactattttgttgttgttaagacagggtttcactctgtcacccatgcttgGGTGCAGTTGTGTGATgatggctccctgcaaccttgacctcccaggctcaggtgattctgccacctcagccttccaggtagctaggaccgcagacatgcaccaccattcttggctaattttttatagagatggggttttgccatgttgcctaggctggtctcgaacttctgggctcaagcaatctgcctcagccttcccaagtgctgggattacaggtgtgaatcattGTACCTGGCCTTCAAACTATTTTTCTGTCTGAACTATCACCCATAATTATCTCCTTTAACCTAAATGCAGCATACCCTGGTATTGAGAGCCTAGTACTTTGGTAACTCTGGATCAGATTGCTTCCCTCATATTGGACTGATATTCTGCCATTTCCCAGCATTCCTGTTTTTAAGCTCTGAATTATATAAGACATTCATCATAGTACTTGCAAACTTGTAGATATTTTATGACTTACTATTCTGTTATTGAGGTGATACCTGgataatcattttttattgagctCCTCAGATGAATatgatcaaaataaaatatacttctcATCACTTGACTCAACtttcattaattcttttaaatttttacttatttcttgcccTTTTTTTCACATTGCtcatatttgagaattttttaagCCATTCACTTCTCATAtgctttatttcaatattttctacatctattttagaagttttattgctttttgtaCATACAACAGTATGACGTTTTTACCTTCTTCTTTTTCAGACATTCAGTCCAGGTGTCACACCAAGAAGTTATTACCAAAAAATGGCATTTGTGAGAGAGAAATAGCCCAActggaaataatgaaaatttgtAAAAACCACAGCCTTGAATGTTTATGTTTTAGAGGTGCTTGGGAAGGCAACGTTCAGTTTCAAACACTACAAGATAATCAAGAGGAATGTTTCAAGCAGGTGATACTCACCTGTGAAAAAAGGCCCACTTTTAACCAGCACATAGCCTTTAATCTACACCAGAGACTTAACACAGGAGACAAACTGAATGAATTTAAAGAATTGGGGAAAGCCTTTATTTCTGGCTCAGATCATACTCAACATCAGTTAATTCACACGAGTGAGAAATTCTGTGAAGATAAAGAATGTGGGAATACCTTTCTTCCTGATTCAAAAGTTACTCGACATCAGACAGTTCACACTGTTAAGAAAACAtatgaatgtaaagaatgtgggaagTCTTTTAGTTTACGTTCAAGTCTTACTGgtcataagagaattcatactggtgagaaaccttttaaatgtaaggaatgtgggaaagcgTTTAGATTTCATTCACAACTTAGTGTCCATAAGCGAATTCATACTGGTGAGAAATcttatgaatgtaaggaatgtgggaaggccttcagtTGTGGCTCAGATCTTACTcgacatcagagaattcatactggtgaaaaaccctatgaatgtaatgaatgtAGAAAGGCCTTTAGTCAGCGATCACATCTTATtaaacatcagagaattcacactggtgagaaaccttatgaatgtaagGAGTGTGGGAAAACTTTTACTCGTGGATCACACCTAACTcagcatcagagaattcatacaggagagaaatCTCATGAGTGCAaggaatgtggaaaagcctttatTCGTGGTTCAAATCTTGCTCAACATCAGAATGTTCACGTTGGTAGGAAACCTTATGAATGTGAGAAATGTGGGAAAGCCTATATTTGGAGCTCACACCTTGCTCGACATCAGCGGATTCATACTGGCAGgaaaccttatgaatgtaagCAATGTGGGAAGACTTTTACTTGGCCTTCATATCTTGCTCAACATGAGAAAATTCATAACGAGAGGAAATCCTATGAATGTAAGGATTGTGGAAAGACCTTTCTTCATGGCTCAGAGTTTAATCGACATcagaaaattcatactggtgagAGAAACTATGAATGCAAGGAATGTGGGAAGACCTTTTTTCGTGGTTCAGAACTTAATCGACAtcagaaaattcatactggaaaGAGGCCATatgaatgtgaagaatgtggaaaagcctttcTCTGGGGTTCACAACTTACTCGACATCAGAGAGTGCACACTGGTGAGGAACCTTATGtatgtaaagaatgtgggaaaTCTTTTATCTGGGGTTCACAGCTTACAcgacataagagaattcatactgatGCAGAACCTTATGGATACAAGAAAAGTAGCCACATCTTTAGTCACCATTCATATTTTACTGAACAACAAATTCACAATGGTGGAAATCTCTGTGAATGGACAGACTATGGGAACTCCTTTAGTCATGAGTCAAACTTTGCTCAACACCAGAATATTTACACTTTTGAGAAATCCTATGAATTTAAAGATTTTGAGAAAGCATTTTCTTCGAGCTCTCACTTCATTTCACTCTtgtgaaatattatataaaagtgTAGGAGGCCGGGCagagtggctcaagcctgtaatcccagcactttgggaggttgagacgggcggatcacgaggtcaggagatcaagaccatcctggctaacccggtgaaaccccgtctctactaaaaaatacaaaaatctagccgggcgaggtggcggacgcctgtagtcccagctactcaggaggctgaggcaggagaatggcataaacccgggaagtggagcttgcagtgagctgagatccggccactgcactccagcctgggagacagagcgagtctctgtctcaaaaaaaaaaaaaaaaaagtgtaggaaGGGCTTTATTCCTGACTCCTTAAttgatgtcatttatttttttctcttcaggaaTCCCACAAATGTAAGTAATATTGGAAGGCATTTTAACAGGGCACAcatccagcagcagcagcagataaTTCATCATGCAATCAATATAGGAAGGAAATTACTGATCATTGCAGAATATCAGGGTAAAATTTTATGAGATGATAGCATGAATTCTTTTTGAATCATTCTTAAAACATTCTTATCAGAGATGTTCCATAaagaatttatatataattcggccaggcaaggtgactcatgcctgtaatcctagcactttgagaagcagaggttggtggatcacctgaggtcaggggttcgagaccagcctgatcaacatggtgaaaccccgcctctactaaaaatacaaaaattagatgggcatggtggcacacgcctgtagtcccagctactcgggaggctgaggcatgagaattgcttgaacctgggaggtggaggttgcagtgagccaagatcacgtcactgcactccagcctaggtgacagagaaagactctatctcaaaaaaacaaaaaacccacaagaatttatatataattcattttgGAAATCTTTCATCATTAGCAAAATTCTGTTGTATTTCCACAAAAATCATGTAATTAATTAACCTAGAAAAGCCTTGAACTGTGTCATACAATTTATTTGGCATGTCTTGTTTCAATACATCTTGCCTCTATATGTTTTTTGGAAAGTATCTTAAATCTATGTCTGTTTAATCTTATTCATTAGATTGTAAGGGTTGAATGATTTGAGATTTACCTGACTTAGTGACTGTTATTCGTATTGGTATTAAGCCATTTTATGAGAGGAGGACTTTAAGACAATGATGATAGACAAATATGTCATCTCTATTTATGTCTTATTGAACAGCAGAATgttaattctgaaaaaaaatcagtaaaatacaaTGAAGAAAGCTTTGGATGAGTATTAATTTCACATGCTACATCAAAAAAAAACCGATAAAAGAAAGCCTTGTGACTTTAGTGAAAGTGGGGTTGTTGAGTGTtcagcagttttttaaaagacattcagAAATGATTTCACTCTAACAAATTTCTAAAGCCAAGTGtcatataattcatttttcatCACAGTTATAACTCAGAAACTAGCAGATAGCCATATGGATTCTTACCTCTTGGAAATTTAGTACTACATATAAACCGTTCTTAAAGAGCAAATAGAAAGTGAAATTACAGATGATTTAGAATGATAATGAGACCTATACTTTAAAGCCTGTGAAATAACTAAAACAGTTATCAATAGAAATTGCTCTGTATATAAAACCAAGACTGCGGGCAGTTTGTTTATCATCAccactgtatccccagcacttagGACAGTGCCTGTAGTGTTGTAGggcctcaaatatttattgagttaaaTAATGATTACTCACCAAGGTAGAGTAAGAACAAATACCCAAAAGAATGAATGGAAAGGCTTAATGAAAAGCTGAAATCATGGAATAAAAAACCATACACATTTTTCATCAAAATCTAGTCCTTTGaagaaaactattatttattAGGCTTTGTCAGTGCTATAAGAAAGGAGAAATGGGATATAACTATATGTTTTTTGGTATTAACATAAGTATGTGAACTCTGTTAGGATTTTTATATGTGGATggttttttttctaggaaaacaTTATTAAATGTGATTCAGtttcaaaaacaaccaaaaaagttcaaaacatagaaaaaagtatCATGTAAGATGAGGCTGagcaagtggctcatgcctgtaatcctaacactctgggaggttgagacaggagtatcacttgaacccaggagttccagacttgcctggacaacatgggagacccccatctctgccaaaaataaattagccaggtgtggtggcacatgcctgtagtcccagctactcaggaggctgaggtgagaagactgcttgagcccaggagtttgaggctgcagtaagctgtgatcaccccactgcactgcagcctgggtgatggggcaAGACCctgttgaaaacaaaacaacaaacatgtaAGACTAGATAACTGTACAGAAGTAGATAGGATAGCTCTTGAACATCAAATTCCAGAAAAATTTTCACTCAtgaagatacatgaaaaaaactAACATAGATGAACCCAATATTTAATCAAAGAATAACATAGGAGATATTTGCTTATATTGTTTAAGCTCTGAGCAGgatggataatttttatttttgaggtggagtctctagttgcccaggcttgagtgcagtggggtgatcttggctcattgcaatctctgcctgccaggttcaaatgattcttctgcatcagcctcccaagtacctgggattacaggtaccctccaccatgcctggctaatttttgtatttttaatagagatggggtttcaccatgtcagccaggtggtcttgaacccctgacctcgggtgatccgcccgcctcagcctcccaaagtgcaaggattacaggcgtgagccaccgtgcccagccgggaTGGATACTTTTGAATGATGAAAAGTTactttatcaatttcttctaagTGAAGTTCTTGGTATCTTTTAGTGTTACATGAGTTAAGAAATGGTgggtatatgtacacatatttagCACACTTTAACAGGTAGTTCCCTCCTAAATTATTGTCATCTATGGAATTTCACAATTtgcctgaaaaataattttttattacgTAACTTTATTATAATCCATTTTCATTCATGTTGAATAGATGTTTAACGTGACAAGTACActgagaaaaataacatttagaagtttggttttttttgttttgttttgttgagatggagtctcactgttttgcccaggctggcgtgcagtggcgcgatctcagctcattgcaaccgtctcccaggttcaagtgattctcctgcctcagcctcccgagttgctgggattaccagcacgtgccaccatgcctggctaacttttgtatttttagtagagactgggtttcatcatgttggctaggctggtcttgaactcctgacctcaagtaatttgcctaccctggcctcccaaagtgctgggattacaggcatgagccaccacgcccagcctagaagtTATTTGGTAAATCTTTGTCCACATTACTCTTTCTGCCCATCTATATACAGATTAAGTATGGTTCATTCCCTTTTGGTTaggggaggtttttttttttttgctggtccAGACTGCCTTGTTGAGTTTGGTGTCTGTGTGCATAGCTGGTGCTCCCATCCCCTTCATGGTGAATTTCTGGATCTTCTTGAATGCTTGAGTTGCATGCTTATTGAACCTCTactccatttatatatttttgaatgttgatAATGTCTCAAGTCTGCCTCATATATGACAAAACAgccctttattttttcctaatcgCCTTTCTTTGCAGGAGACATTATGCTGGaaccattttgaaaatgaagaacttTTTGATAATTAGTGTTGGTACAGGTTTATAacctttttgggaaaaaaaaaaaagattagaatcaTTCCTGGCAGTGTAAAGCAGGATAATGTCCCAATAAATCAAGAGATATAaatgtaagaagaaaacaaaaagaaactttaccAGTACTAGAAGTAAACATGGGCGAAT
This window harbors:
- the ZNF790 gene encoding zinc finger protein 790, translated to MVHLMMFRDVAVDFCQEEWECLDLEQRDLYRDVMLENYSNMVSLGLCNYQPEVFSLLEKGKEPWKILRDETRGPCPDIQSRCHTKKLLPKNGICEREIAQLEIMKICKNHSLECLCFRGAWEGNVQFQTLQDNQEECFKQVILTCEKRPTFNQHIAFNLHQRLNTGDKLNEFKELGKAFISGSDHTQHQLIHTSEKFCEDKECGNTFLPDSKVTRHQTVHTVKKTYECKECGKSFSLRSSLTGHKRIHTGEKPFKCKECGKAFRFHSQLSVHKRIHTGEKSYECKECGKAFSCGSDLTRHQRIHTGEKPYECNECRKAFSQRSHLIKHQRIHTGEKPYECKECGKTFTRGSHLTQHQRIHTGEKSHECKECGKAFIRGSNLAQHQNVHVGRKPYECEKCGKAYIWSSHLARHQRIHTGRKPYECKQCGKTFTWPSYLAQHEKIHNERKSYECKDCGKTFLHGSEFNRHQKIHTGERNYECKECGKTFFRGSELNRHQKIHTGKRPYECEECGKAFLWGSQLTRHQRVHTGEEPYVCKECGKSFIWGSQLTRHKRIHTDAEPYGYKKSSHIFSHHSYFTEQQIHNGGNLCEWTDYGNSFSHESNFAQHQNIYTFEKSYEFKDFEKAFSSSSHFISLL